One Manihot esculenta cultivar AM560-2 chromosome 18, M.esculenta_v8, whole genome shotgun sequence genomic window carries:
- the LOC110606346 gene encoding WAT1-related protein At4g08300 — protein MADRNTCRTLCQWLNQAKPFIAMVSLQFGYSGMYIISMVSLKHGMSHYILALYRHVVATLVIAPFALVLERKIRPKLTLPIFLRIMVLGFLEPVLDQNLYYVGMKYTSATFASASVNVLPAITFILAIIFRLEKINVKKLHHVAKIVGTGITVAGAMVMTLYKGPIIDFLTSHGGNHHGSSTSEPNNQHWVTGTLMLLASCCGWASFFILQSFTLKLYPAELSLTSLICFMGMVQGAVVSLVMERDMTAWKIGFDSRLLAAAYSGVVCSGIAYYVQGKIIKQRGPVFVTSFSPLCMIITAALGTIILAEQLRLGSVIGAVLIVAGLYTVVWGKSKDQTTSTTIPPPPLSNEKNDNLEFATNFDSSSQQSKTSKVSANSTLPPV, from the exons ATGGCAGATAGAAACACATGTAGGACTCTTTGCCAATGGCTCAATCAAGCTAAGCCTTTCATTGCAATGGTGTCTCTGCAATTTGGGTACTCAGGAATGTATATTATCAGCATGGTTTCTTTGAAACATGGCATGAGTCATTACATTCTTGCTTTGTATCGTCATGTAGTTGCAACTCTTGTCATCGCTCCTTTTGCTCTTGTTCTTGAAAG GAAAATAAGGCCGAAGTTGACACTCCCTATCTTCCTAAGAATAATGGTGCTTGGTTTTCTAGA GCCAGTGCTTGATCAGAACTTGTACTATGTGGGAATGAAGTACACATCAGCAACATTTGCCTCTGCTTCAGTCAATGTTCTTCCTGCCATAACCTTTATATTAGCAATTATTTTCag GTTGGAGAAGATTAACGTGAAGAAGCTACATCATGTGGCCAAGATTGTTGGAACAGGAATTACAGTTGCAGGAGCAATGGTTATGACTTTGTACAAAGGTCCAATCATCGATTTCTTAACTTCACATGGAGGAAACCACCATGGAAGCAGCACTAGTGAACCCAATAATCAGCATTGGGTTACAGGGACACTAATGCTCCTGGCCAGTTGCTGTGGCTGGGCAAGTTTCTTTATATTGCAa TCATTCACGTTGAAGCTATACCCAGCAGAGCTCTCTCTTACATCCTTGATATGCTTCATGGGTATGGTGCAAGGAGCAGTTGTGTCTCTTGTAATGGAACGTGACATGACTGCCTGGAAAATAGGCTTCGATTCCAGGCTTCTTGCCGCTGCTTACTCT GGAGTGGTTTGCTCTGGAATTGCATATTATGTGCAAGGAAAAATAATCAAGCAAAGAGGCCCTGTTTTTGTAACATCTTTCAGCCCACTGTGCATGATCATCACTGCAGCCCTGGGAACTATTATTCTAGCTGAGCAACTTCGCCTTGGAAG TGTGATTGGAGCAGTTCTCATAGTTGCTGGCCTTTACACCGTTGTATGGGGTAAAAGCAAGGATCAGACAACCTCAACAACAATACCACCACCACCTTTGTCAAATGAGAAAAATGACAACCTTGAATTTGCAACCAATTTTGATAGTAGCAGCCAGCAGAGCAAAACTTCCAAGGTTTCGGCCAACAGCACTCTGCCTCCCGTATGA
- the LOC110606600 gene encoding gamma-glutamylcyclotransferase 2-3, producing the protein MWVFGYGSLIWKAGFNYDARLVGFIKGYRRVFYQGSTDHRGTPENPGRTVTLEPADGEVCWGVAYKISKKEDEETAITYLEVREKQYDQKAYLDFFTDPTATTPAVSGVMVYIGSSDKKHNQNYLGPAPLEEIAKQIVHAEGPSGPNRDYLFQLEKALLQIGCKDKHIMDLANEVRRILSEREPDLIMP; encoded by the exons ATGTGGGTATTTGGGTACGGGTCTCTAATATGGAAAGCGGGTTTTAACTACGATGCTCGCCTTGTTGGTTTCATCAAAGGCTATCGCCGTGTCTTCTACCAAG GCAGCACTGACCATAGGGGGACTCCAGAGAATCCTGGAAGAACTGTCACTCTAGAACCTGCTGATGGGGAAGTCTGT TGGGGAGTTGCATACAAGATCTCCAAGAAGGAAGATGAAGAAACTGCAATAACA TATTTGGAAGTGAGGGAGAAGCAGTATGATCAGAAAGCTTATCTTGATTTCTTCACT GATCCCACAGCTACAACTCCAGCGGTTTCAGGAGTAATGGT ATATATAGGATCATCAGACAAGAAGCATAACCAAAATTACTTGGGGCCTGCACCTCTTGAAGAGATAGCCAA ACAAATTGTTCATGCTGAAGGCCCTTCAGGACCCAATAGAGACTACCTTTTCCAACTTGAGAAGGCTCTTCTTCAAATTG GATGCAAGGACAAACACATAATGGATCTTGCAAATGAAGTGAGGCGCATTCTTTCAGAGAGGGAACCTGACCTCATAATGCCATGA
- the LOC110606599 gene encoding glutamic acid-rich protein, producing the protein MAEEPQDTKIVKTETPSEDSPDIESQIKDAMRSRVNHFKEQADSLTFEGVRRLLEKDLGLQKYALDVHKRFVKQCLVECLEGAVDDNVSKDSGENGEKHAHLTKKEATESPEGHESRNDIKESYSEDEQKMEDSPVMGLLTGKKPPKSETKETVDDGNKEVPSESSIKKALLKRASYIKANSEKITMAGLRRLLEEDLRLEKHALDPYKTFISKQLDELLQSSEVPEPKKKNIKAESQGKASKKTSREDSSDSPDSESEEEDEEEVKPKKKIGAKQKTLNSEVAKKRKRLEKESKVSGKKRIKPVETVPEENSDAEDGLNASEDSHSQSSAEKPVKKKEAPTPAYGKRVEHLKSVIKSCGMSVPPVIYKKIKQVPESKREAQLIKELEEILSREELSSNPSEKEIKEVRKRKERAKELEGIDTSNIVSSSRRRSTTSYVAPPKPKISVESESDSGDAEDTDEDDDDDNEEEENDEEDDGDNDGDGDSQSDEENGDDSD; encoded by the exons ATGGCAGAGGAGCCTCAAGATACCAAGATAGTGAAAACTGAAACGCCGTCGGAGGACTCGCCTGATATCGAGTCTCAGATTAAGGATGCTATGCGCTCCCGCGTCAACCACTTCAAAGAACAAGCCga TTCTTTGACCTTTGAAGGGGTAAGGAGACTATTAGAGAAGGACTTGGGATTGCAGAAGTATGCACTGGATGTGCACAAGAGATTTGTCAAGCAATGTTTGGTGGAG TGCTTAGAAGGTGCTGTTGATGACAATGTTTCCAAGGATTCTGGGGAAAATGGGGAGAAACATGCCCATTTAACAAAAAAAGAAGCAACAGAATCACCAGAAGGACATGAATCTAGAAATGACATAAAGGAATCTTATTCTGAAGATGAACAGAAAATGGAAGACTCTCCGGTAATGGGCCTTTTGACAGGGAAAAAACCACCTAAATCAGAAACTAAGGAAACTGTAGATGATGGTAATAAAGAAGTTCCAAGTGAGAGCAGCATAAAGAAAGCCTTGTTGAAAAGAGCTTCCTATATTAAAGCTAATTCCGA AAAAATAACAATGGCTGGACTTCGTCGACTTTTAGAGGAAGATCTCAGACTTGAAAAACATGCACTTGATCCCTACAAGACATTTATAAGCAAACAGTTGGATGAG TTATTACAATCTTCTGAAGTTCCTGAACCtaagaagaaaaatataaaagctGAATCTCAAGGAAAAGCATCTAAAAAGACGAGTCGTGAAGATAGTTCAGATTCTCCAGATAGTGAAAGTGAGGAGGAGGATGAAGAAGAAGTAAAACCAAAGAAGAAAATTGGTGCAAAGCAAAAGACACTAAATTCTGAAGTGGCTAAAAAACGGAAGAGGCTTGAAAAAGAATCCAAAGTATCTGGCAAGAAGCGCATTAAGCCTGTGGAAACAGTACCAGAGGAGAATAGTGATGCAGAAGACGGTTTAAATGCCTCTGAAGATAGCCATTCTCAATCATCGGCTGAAAAACCAGTCAAG AAAAAGGAAGCTCCAACTCCAGCATATGGGAAACGTGTTGAGCATCTAAAATCTGTTATAAAATCCTGTGGGATGAG TGTGCCTCCTGTAATTTACAAGAAGATTAAACAGGTTCCTGAGAGCAAACGTGAGGCCCAGCTAATAAAGGAGCTGGAGGAGATACTTTCTAGGGAAGAATTGTCATCAAACCCTTCTGAAAAAG AAATCAAGGAAGTTagaaagagaaaggaaagaGCAAAAGAACTTGAGGGCATTGACACGAGTAATATTGTGTCAAGTTCACGTAGAAGGTCTACAACGAGTTATGTAGCTCCCCCAAAACCCAAAATTTCAGTTGAAAGTGAAAGTGATAGTGGTGATGCTGAAGATACTGATGAGGATGACGACGATGACAATGAGgaagaagaaaatgatgaagaGGATGATGGAGATAATGATGGGGATGGTGATAGCCAGAGCGATGAGG AGAATGGGGACGACAGCGATTGA